In the genome of Candidatus Edwardsbacteria bacterium, the window CAAAAAATTCTTCAAGTTCCTGGAGGGAGGCGGAGTTGAAATCACTGCCATGTATCCGGCCGGAAAGATCGGCACCACCGCCGAGAACCTGAAGGCTTCCGCTGAGGGCGAGAACGAGGAACACACCAAGCTGTACCCGGAGTTCGCCGCCATAGCCGACGAGGAAGGGTTTTCCGAGATCGCTAAAATATTCCTGTTCATCGC includes:
- a CDS encoding rubrerythrin family protein yields the protein KKFFKFLEGGGVEITAMYPAGKIGTTAENLKASAEGENEEHTKLYPEFAAIADEEGFSEIAKIFLFIAEVEREHEARYLKLLANIEKKQVFKKDKPIKWRCRNCGYVYEGNEAPQACPACAHPQSYYEVLAENY